One Glycine max cultivar Williams 82 chromosome 3, Glycine_max_v4.0, whole genome shotgun sequence DNA window includes the following coding sequences:
- the LOC100790038 gene encoding putative pentatricopeptide repeat-containing protein At3g15200 codes for MIKKVSAACRYLFPSSEPHKRIWKKGCCCRADMKMWNVILNGWCVLGNSHKAKRVWRDIVASPCKPDIFTYATFIKALTKGGKPDVVICNCIIDALCFKKRIPEALKIFCDMSERGCEPNVATYNFLIKYMCNIQRMEKVYELVDEMERKKGSCLPNAVTYCYLLKSLKESGKVCRVLERMERNGCGMNGDVYNMVLSLYMKWDDGDGVRKTWEEMERNGWGPNRRSYTIMIHENFEKGRVKDAVRYLEEMISKGMVLEPRTDKLVSSMNIRLKGRTKKHEDVEGGRTSL; via the exons ATGATCAAGAAAGTTAGTGCTGCCTGCAG GTACTTGTTTCCCAGTTCTGAACCCCATAAGAGGATATGGAAGAAGGGTTGTTGTTGTAGGGCTGATATGAAGATGTGGAACGTGATCCTGAATGGTTGGTGTGTTTTGGGGAACTCGCATAAGGCAAAGAGGGTGTGGAGAGACATAGTGGCTTCTCCATGCAAGCCTGATATATTTACCTATGCCACCTTCATCAAGGCATTGACCAAGGGTGGTAAACCGGATGTTGTGATATGCAACTGCATCATTGATGCTCTTTGTTTCAAGAAGAGGATTCCTGAGGCCTTGAAGATTTTCTGTGACATGAGTGAGCGAGGTTGTGAACCGAATGTTGCTACTTACAATTTTCTTATTAAGTACATGTGCAACATACAACGGATGGAGAAGGTTTATGAGCTGGTGGATGAGATGGAGAGGAAGAAGGGGAGTTGCTTGCCTAATGCTGTTACTTATTGTTACTTGCTCAAGAGCTTGAAGGAGTCGGGGAAGGTTTGCAGGGTTTTGGAGAGGATGGAGAGAAATGGATGTGGCATGAATGGTGATGTTTATAACATGGTGTTGAGCTTGTACATGAAATGGGATGATGGGGATGGAGTGAGAAAAACATGGGAAGAAATGGAGAGGAATGGATGGGGACCAAATAGGAGATCATATACCATCATGATTCATGAAAACTTTGAGAAAGGGAGAGTAAAGGATGCCGTGCGCTATTTAGAGGAGATGATATCAAAGGGAATGGTGCTAGAGCCAAGGACGGATAAGCTAGTAAGTTCCATGAACATTCGGTTGAAGGGGAGGACAAAAAAACATGAGGATGTTGAAGGGGGGAGAACTAGTCTTTGA